The Silene latifolia isolate original U9 population chromosome Y, ASM4854445v1, whole genome shotgun sequence sequence ATATGAGATTGTTTAACTTCTTTCTTCCATCTATCACAACCTGTTAATCATATGAACAtctttaataaaaaaaacaaaaataaaagaatgtTAAACCTTATTGATACACATGTTAAATAACCGTAATAAAAATAATTATCACCAAATATGCTTTAAGATGATTTATATTAGattaaaaaaagtaaaaaatcattaaaaaccCGAATTATACTGAAGAACTTCAATGAAATCGAAAAGTAAACCATTAAAATGGAAGAAAATGGAGAAATTGTATATCCTTTTTCGATGAATAAATAACATCAAAAATTATGTTTTAAGATGATaacaaaaattattatttttaaaagaaATATGAGCATCAAAATAGAAGAAAATCACATACCTCTTCAATCTTCATACGTATGATTTATTGATATATTTTGAAGATTTAAATGAGAATTTCGATTTTTttagagaagagaaaaagaagatAAATTTGTCAGAGAAAAGAAGAACGAAGAGTGATAGGAATTAGGAACTCTACAACTGAAAAACCTGATTTGTAAATATcgtcgacgttttagtaaatatcgtcgatgttttcattccaaaagacgataatgccctttgcataattacactattttctctctctaaacaaCTTTCTCTCAAATTCTACTAAAATCAACTACAGTTCGATCTCTCATCGCATTAAACCAATTAAAAGATGTTAGAAATTAACGCACATCGACTAAATTTATTTAAGTTTTCTAGTCCATGGTCGATTGTTGAATCTCTAAACGCACATATCGTGAGATTGTTGAATCTCACCTGTGACCTCTTCGTCACAGTGGCTCTAATACCAGTATACCACGTGAAAAGATCATTTCAAAAGAAACCTTATAGTGATGCAAATGTTTACAGTGATGCTCAGGCAATCACTGGTACTGTCACAATGAGTATAAAACCAGGAAGTGAGAATGCTAACTGTGTCAGTGGTCCCAAAGAATTATATAAGAGTCAAGGGAGATATTCTGCATGAGCTGGCAGAAAACCTCACCAGGTTCTAGAAGGGAATAACCCTGTACCATGTGCCAGGTTGAGGAGTACAATGGAGAGCACCTGAGTTAATCAAATGCAACGGCCATATTGAGTACTATGCTAAGTCATTAAGCTTGACAAGCAAGGCATTATAGCCTATAAATAAGTCAGCTACCTTAGCTTTATTTTCCATCAATGAATGTAATCTGAATTTCTCTTTTGAGGGAGTTTAATAGCAATTCCAGGTGATATTCACTGCAAATTTTTATTTGGGGCAACCTATTAATCAATGATTAAACAGTTGCATTTCTATCTCATTCCATTTATTTAAGCGTTTGcatcatttggtatcagagccaggttttcTCAGACCTGAGGCACACCAAATATAAATCATAAAATTCCAGAAAATCCAAAAATATATTACTCTTTCCTTTTTCCTAATtacaaaaaactcaaaaaaattgcTAGACCAAGAACCAGACAAGGGAGGAACATGGCAAGTGTTGAGGAGGTTCAAACCTTGAAGGATCAAGTGGCTGCACTCACTGAAACCTTGGCCAACTGGGGGCTAAATAACAACAGAGTTCAGGGTATGAATGTATAATGTTTCAACACAAACCAAAAATTAAATTTCCTAGATTTACTGGTAGTGATGTTGATAGTTGGTTATTTAAATGCATTCAATACTTTTCTGTTGAAGAGACTGATGATGAGTCCAAGGTGGTCATTGCATCTGTGCACCTAGACTCTAAAGCCTTGGCCTGACACCAAGCTTACACAAAGGGTAGGATTTCTGCCATACCTTTGGGTTGGGGGAATACTCCTTAGCAGTAAAAGCCAGATTTGGGGATGTCTATGAGGATTCCATGTCTGAACTTTTAGAGCTTAAACAGACTTTATCAGTAGAAGATTACCATGATAAATTTGACATGCTTATTAGTAAACTAACTCTTCAGCCTAGCTATGCTTTGAGTTGCTTTATTAATGGCCTTGAAGAAAACATTTCAGTTATGGTAAGGATGTTGAAACCAAGGAATATCTCTGAAGCCTTTGGGTTGGCTAAACTACAAGAGTCAACACTAAGGGTCTGTTTGGTTACCAttttaggagggaaggggaggggagggggattgaggggagggggagtgaggggtGGGAAGGGGAGGGTAAATGGATTGAggttgtttggataacaaaaatggtgagagggaaatggaaggggaggaaggagaATGGATGGACGATGCTGATGGTAAATGATGACTAATGACAATAATGCCCTTACTTTTCCATCTAAGAAGGGAGATGACAGTTTATTTGTGTATTCACTTTGCACCATGTAACACCAACTTCAtcattattcttttttttttccattttaatTTTGAGCAGCTTCATCATTATTCTTTTTAATTTTGAGGAAATGCAGCCTCATTATTCTCTACAACCGTTCACCACGAATTTATCAGCTATAAAAATTCAATAATTGAACAAATTCTTGCGGATTTCCGAAAATTGATCATTGCTTCATCTAATTTACGTAAGTTTTCCACCTCGTCAATTCTCTTGTAATAACATCCTGTTGaaatctcattgatattgatatgGGAGGAAAGACGGATGCAGAAAGAGAAGACGAAAAGGGAGACGGAGAATAAAAAACTACAAAGAAGATAAGCATCGCTCTCCAAAACTCGGAAAAACCACCTGATTAGCTAAGATGCTAACAGCTTAAAATAAAATCTTAAGCATACGTGTTTAGATAACTAAAATATTACGACATACAACGAGATTAAACATTGAATCAAGTCTACTAACATCCGCAATACTTAGCATTACAAAACCATGATACTTATTTAAATATAAGCAGCTACATTTTTTCTGGTTGCTTCACTCATCGTCAATCATCATCTCCATTAAATACTCCTTTCGTTCCTCAGGTGGGCTCCCAAACAACTCTATCACCCTCGTTTGCTTGGCACTTAAGAACCTATAAGCTTTACTACGAGTAATCTGATCAAGCTCCATCCTTGATAACTCTTCAAATACCTCTTGACTTGTATAAACTCGAGGACGACCCTTCTCAATTACATCATTTCCCTCTCGAAGAGCCTGTGCAACATTGTACAATCCTTGTTTGATGATTGAATTTCTTCCCGCAAAACGTCTTCAGTTGCCtttctttttttccctttctTAGAATCAGCCGAGTCTTTAGAATCACCCGTCTTACCTTCCATCGTGCCCCAATCATTCGAGTCAATAATAGTTGCTGTCATGTGAACACTCTTCCCCTTAGCTGTAGCGGATTCAGCACCAGTAGCTCGATCTTTTGAAAAAAGCTTAGCCTACAAATCAAAGTGAGGAAAAGGGGTGTTCTTCTATTTCTTAGCTTCTGGTTTTTTCTGAAAACGATTCAAGATAGCAATCATCAGCTCCTAACACCAATCATCAGCAACAATTTACTCACTAATATTTACAAACAAACCATTTTTCTAAGTCCAGATTATGATAGGTAATATATCTCCATTAACAGGAAATCCAGGTGAAGTTCGAAAGGTTTTCAGAAGGGCCAATCACTATAATTAACAATAATCTTCTAAAGCAAAAATTAATAGTGAGTTAGTGACTATTAACCACAGTGACTATTAAGACGATTTTTTCTGTATAATGAAACAATTTAATCTAGTGTTCAGTGTTGTGAAATGATGCAAGTAAGTTATTCATGTTTGTCATAAAGATTTTCTGGTTGTCGGAGAAAATACAAGTGAAAATACAAGTGAAAGAAAATACAAGTGAAATATTTTATGGTTGTCGGATAGTCGACATGGGAACAGATTACTCAAGTCTACAACATCACAGTTAGTTATTACTTACTACGAAGTATGAAATGAGCAGCAAGAAGTCAAAAGAAATAGATAGTTATTAAGTACATACCTCGAGTAGCGATTCCCAAACTTCGTCTTCGTTGTCAAACATCGCTGTCACTTCATTCCATCCCCAACCGCTAGCACCAAATAGATCAAACACATCATTAAAGTTTTTCTTTATCGTCTTAAGATGATTCTTTAGGTGAGCTTTGGTGAGAGGCTGATTCATTTTCTCTGAACATTCTTTAACAATGTTATCATATGCATGCGAAGTGAAACTCCCATCGATTCGATTCCCAAGAACAACTTCATTCATTAACGCATCAATAAAAACTTTATCCATCCGATCAGTCCATCTCAAGGAGGATGAGCTTGGAGCTTCCATTTTTTTCTGTTGTCCCATTTTCTATACTAACAGTACACAGAAAATGACATTAAAAGagataaaattatttaaaaacaGACAGGAACACAAAATGAGCAAATTACATAAAATGGAATAGAAATTATGTCATAAATTGTAAAGGCAAACTTGATAAAAAACTAGTAGTTTGGCAGCCAACAACATGCTCACAAAAGTACAAATGCTCAACAGTTCAAACATGAAAAAAGCAATATAAGCAAATGCTCACAAAAGTCATTATACTACATAATCCTCCCACATTTGAGAAGCAATCTCATCCCTAAATTTGGCGGCCTTGACTGAGTCTTCTTTACATGAAACAAGGTCTCCCTCTTCAATAGTTTCAGCTAGCTCTAGGTCTACTTCTTTAACAAGACGCCGGTTGTATTCATGATCGACTCCCATAAGGAAGTTGTGAATGATACAACACGCCAAAATCATTTTAGTTACCGTCTTTTGTGAATAATGAGGCTCGTTCGTACTTCCAATTATTGCAAATCGCTTCTTCAAAACTCCAAAAGTCCTCTCAATTGCATTGTGAAGTGAGGCATGTCGATGATTAAATAGCTCATGAGAGTTTTCAGGAGCACGAGAGGTATATTCTTTCAAATGATATCTTACACCTCTATATGGCGTAATCAAGCACGATTTTAACATATAACCAACGTCCCCCAGATAGTACTTACCATGAGGTATTATTAATTTATCATGCCTAGAATATAATGCATTCTTAACAATTCTAAAATCTGAAGCAGTGCCCTCCCAACCAGCTAACACATAAGAGAACTTGAGATCAAAAGTACAAGCCGCCAACACATTTTAAGAGGTAAATCCCTTTCTACATCGAAACCTAGAAGCCTGTGCACCAGAAACTTTCACACGAATGTGTGTCCCATCAATAGCACCTACACGATCCTTAAAGTATGGGAAAAAACGACCATCGTTTTGAATTTCAGGTAGGATATCCGTTCCTTTGGGCTGTTTGAGAAACATGTCTTCCATTGATATAATGGCATCCAAAACTCGGTAAAAGTGTCGACTAGTGGTCTCACCCGAAAGTTTGAAAAAGGAGCTAAGGGTGATGTTCCTAGCATTATGACCAATAATATGCAAAAATTTTGCCACTTGCTCCTCTACAGAAGACCGTCTTGTGTCTAATAAATATCTCCCATCTCTAAGAATTTTACAAAACCTTTCAAAAGCATGTGGGCTCATCCTAATTAGACCTTG is a genomic window containing:
- the LOC141627444 gene encoding uncharacterized protein LOC141627444; the encoded protein is MGQQKKMEAPSSSSLRWTDRMDKVFIDALMNEVVLGNRIDGSFTSHAYDNIVKECSEKMNQPLTKAHLKNHLKTIKKNFNDVFDLFGASGWGWNEVTAMFDNEDEVWESLLEAKLFSKDRATGAESATAKGKSVHMTATIIDSNDWGTMEGKTGDSKDSADSKKGKKRKATEDVLREEIQSSNKDCTMLHRLFEREMM